The Lichenihabitans psoromatis genomic interval TGGCGGAACGCTCCCGCTCGATCGCCGACGCATCGCCGAAACCATTGATCACGACATTGGCGCCCTGCTGGGCATAGGCGCGCGCGATCGCGAGGCCGATGCCGCTGGTGGAGCCGGTCACGACGGCGGTTTTGCCTTTGAGCATGATGTGTCCTTTGCCGGAATTGTCGAGCGCCAAGCGGCCGGTCTTGCGGAACCGCCGCTGTTTTGGAGAACCGAGTTGACGGTACGACGAAGCTTTCGCTTCGGTAAGATGACAGGGCAGGCGATTATCCCGCCATCGCGTTCGTCACACGCTCGTCAGCGATCGTCCGTATGGCCCATGGCGATGGAGTTCGCTCCATCCCAACAAGCCGGGATGCCGCCCACCATGAACGCACCTTTCGTCGCCACGACCGGATCGGAACAAGACAAGGGATGGCGGCCGGATCGCTGCGCGCGGGTCGCGCTGGTGCTGCAGGGCGGCGGAGCGCTCGGCGCCTATCAGGCGGGTGTCTACCAAGCGTTGCACGAAGCCGAGATCGAGCCCGATTGGATTTCGGGCGTGTCGATCGGCGCAATCAATTCATCCATCATCGCCGGCAACCCGCGTGAGCGCCGGCTCGAACGGCTGCATGCTTTCTGGGATCGGATCACGAGCCGCAAAGTTTGGGCCCATACGCCGGATGGCGACGTGTTCCGCCAGATGCGGAATGCCACCAGCTCTTTCTTCACCATGGCGCTGGGGCAGCCCGGTTTCTTCAAGCCTCGCCAGATGAGCCCATGGATGAGTCCTGCGGGCGCCCAGGATGCCACCAGCTATTATGATACGGAGCCGCTGCGCGAGACGCTGATCGAACTCGTCGATTTCGACCTGTTGAACGATGCGTCGCGCCGCTTTTCGGTCGGCGCCGTCAACGCATCGACCGGCAACTTCATCTATTTCGACAATTCAGACGTCCGCATCGAAGCCGAACATATCATGGCGAGCGGCGCGTTGCCGCCGGCTTTCCCGACCGTGAAGATCGGAACCGACCATTATTGGGATGGCGGGCTCGTGTCCAACACCCCGCTGCAACATCTTTTGGCCCAGGACGATAGCGCCAATACGCTGGTGTTCCAGGTCGATCTCTTCAGTGCGCGAGGCGCCTTGCCCCGGACCTTGCAGGACGTGATGGCCCGCCAGAAGGACATCATGTATTCGTCGCGGACCCGCAACACCACCGACCTCTTTAGCCGCCTTCAAGGCTGGAAGAAGCGCGCCTATCAGGCATTGTTGAAGGTGCCAGACGATCTCCTCAGCGACGAGGACCGCAAGCTGCGCGACGAGCTCGCGACCTTGCCCGAGATGACCATTCTGCAATTGATCTACCAGCAGAAGTCATACGAGGGCGACGCCAAGGATTACGAATTTTCCGGCACGTCGATGCGCGAGCATTGGCAGAGCGGCTATGAGGACACGCGGCGGACTCTAAGCCGCAAGGACTGGCTGGCGATGCCGCCGGCAGGAACCGGTATCGTGACGCACGACCTCCACCGCGAGTATGATCGGTAAAGCGCCATGCTGGAAACCGTCGAAGCAAGCGGACTGATCTGCGGGTATCGCATGGGGCCGGAGGGCCTCGCCGAGGATCTTCGCTGGGACGACATGGATGCCGCCCTCGATCAAGCCGACACGCATGTCTGGCTGCACTTCAGCCAATCGGATGTGCGCACCAGAGCCTGGATCGCCGACAGTCGACGCATTCCGGATGCCGCCAAGGCAATTCTTCTCGGCGCTGATACGCGAATGCGGATCGAAGCGACCGGCAACGGCTTGGCCGGTGTCGTCGGCGACCTGCATAGCGAGTTCGGCGAGCGGACCCAAGAATTGGAAGTGCTGCGCCTCTATCTCGACAACGGATGTCTGATCTCTGTCCGTCGTCAGCCGCTTGCAGCGGTCGACGCCTTGCGTCGCTCCATGCAGGACGGCGCAGCGGCCGAGAAGCCGGTTGGGCTGCTCACGCAATTCTTCCATCATGTCACGGACAAACTGGGCGACCTGATCGTCGAGCTCTCCGAGACAATCGACGGGCTTGAGGATGATCTGCTCGGCGGCAAGCTCGATAATCAGCACGGCGAGATCAGCCGGATCCGGCGTGTCACAGCGCGGCTACGCCGCCATATGGTGCCGCAGCAACATGCGCTCATCGGTCTGATCTCCCGTTTGCCGGATTGGATCGGTGAGAAAGAGGCGACGAACCTTCGCGCCGCCATCGAACGGCTCGGCGCTCTTGGCCACGATCTCGATCTCGTGCAGGAGCGCGCGCGATTGCTGCAGGATCAACTCTCGAGCCGGCTGATGGAGGCTACCAACCGGAACCTCTACGTGCTGTCGATCGTGACCACGATCTTCCTGCCCATGACGCTCATCTCAGGCATCTTCGGGATGAATCTCGGCGGTCCCCCGGCCCTGCAGGATCCTCTTGGTTTCTGGTACGGCATCGCCATCATGGTCGTGACCGGGCTGATCACGCTCTGGGTGCTGCGGCGGCGCAAGATGCTTTGAACGGCGCGGCGATCTGACGACCGGCTGATCGGAACTCCGTCGTGCGCCGGTAGTTTTGAGATCATGCGCTTATCGACCGTCCCGACCCGAACCACCGTCTCGGCCCTCGTGTTTCTGCTCACGCTTGCGATTTGCGGTCTGGCCGAAGCGCAGACGATGCCGAATGTCGGAAATCCGGCCTTCAACGTGCCGGCGCCAGCGGCCCCGGCCTATGGGTCACAACCCTATAACAGCGCGACGGCCAACGGCTTCAACCATCCCAACGACATGGGTTACGGGACCTATCAGAGTTCCAGCAGGCTGACCGGCCACCGGTCGAAACCGCAGGCGAGCCGCCGTTATCGTGGCTATTGAGGCTGAGCGTCAGTAGCCGAATTGCTCGCTGAGGATACGCTCATCCAGCGAATGGCCAGGATCGTGCAGCAACGTCATCGAGACCGCGTGATCCATGGCAATTTCGATCCGGGCGACGTTCTTCAATTCGAAATGATCGGCCGTGGCTGCGACGGGACGCTTTTCGCCTTCGAGGACGTCGATCGTGATCTTGGCGGAGTTGGGCAGCAACGCGCCGTGCCAACGGCGGGGGCGAAAGGCTGAAATCGGTGTCAGGGCGACCAGCGGCGCGTTTAGCGGGACGATCGGCCCGTTCGCCGAGAGATTATAGGCTGTCGATCCGGCGGGCGTAGCGACCAACAGCCCGTCGGCTATCAACTCACTCAGCCGCTCCCGCCCATCGATCGAAATCCGCAACTTGGAGGCCTGGTAGGACTGCCGCAACAGCGACACTTCGTTGATGGCGCGGGCGGTGGCCACGATGCCATCGCAACTCGTCGCGTGCATGACGAGCGGGTGGACCGTGGAGGCTTCCGCACTGCCCAGACGTTCGAACAGATCGGTCTCGAGAAATTCGTTCATGAGAAAACCGACAGAGCCGCGGTTCATGCCGTAGATTGGTTTCGGCGACCCCATGAACCGGTGCAGGACCTGAAGCATCAGGCCGTCGCCTCCGAGCGCCACGATGACATCCGCGACCTCGGGCTCGGCATTGCCGTAGCGCTCGGACAAGACCGCAAGCGCCGTTTCGGCATCAGGAGAACC includes:
- a CDS encoding patatin-like phospholipase family protein, which produces MNAPFVATTGSEQDKGWRPDRCARVALVLQGGGALGAYQAGVYQALHEAEIEPDWISGVSIGAINSSIIAGNPRERRLERLHAFWDRITSRKVWAHTPDGDVFRQMRNATSSFFTMALGQPGFFKPRQMSPWMSPAGAQDATSYYDTEPLRETLIELVDFDLLNDASRRFSVGAVNASTGNFIYFDNSDVRIEAEHIMASGALPPAFPTVKIGTDHYWDGGLVSNTPLQHLLAQDDSANTLVFQVDLFSARGALPRTLQDVMARQKDIMYSSRTRNTTDLFSRLQGWKKRAYQALLKVPDDLLSDEDRKLRDELATLPEMTILQLIYQQKSYEGDAKDYEFSGTSMREHWQSGYEDTRRTLSRKDWLAMPPAGTGIVTHDLHREYDR
- a CDS encoding CorA family divalent cation transporter — translated: MLETVEASGLICGYRMGPEGLAEDLRWDDMDAALDQADTHVWLHFSQSDVRTRAWIADSRRIPDAAKAILLGADTRMRIEATGNGLAGVVGDLHSEFGERTQELEVLRLYLDNGCLISVRRQPLAAVDALRRSMQDGAAAEKPVGLLTQFFHHVTDKLGDLIVELSETIDGLEDDLLGGKLDNQHGEISRIRRVTARLRRHMVPQQHALIGLISRLPDWIGEKEATNLRAAIERLGALGHDLDLVQERARLLQDQLSSRLMEATNRNLYVLSIVTTIFLPMTLISGIFGMNLGGPPALQDPLGFWYGIAIMVVTGLITLWVLRRRKML
- a CDS encoding NAD kinase encodes the protein MSGVDNPSERFEAVAFLSSGSPDAETALAVLSERYGNAEPEVADVIVALGGDGLMLQVLHRFMGSPKPIYGMNRGSVGFLMNEFLETDLFERLGSAEASTVHPLVMHATSCDGIVATARAINEVSLLRQSYQASKLRISIDGRERLSELIADGLLVATPAGSTAYNLSANGPIVPLNAPLVALTPISAFRPRRWHGALLPNSAKITIDVLEGEKRPVAATADHFELKNVARIEIAMDHAVSMTLLHDPGHSLDERILSEQFGY